In one Kiloniellales bacterium genomic region, the following are encoded:
- the rimP gene encoding ribosome maturation factor RimP, with translation MTSEGKAAEVEQLISAPLEALGYAIVRVLLSGDRRAKLQVMVERLDGAAVTVDDCAAASREISAHLDVADPIRSAYVLEVSSPGIDRPLTRLDDFARFAGFEARLETRMPIEGRRRFRGTLLGLDRDSIRLATETGEVSLPFGDLAKAKLLLTDDLIAAHGAAPTERQ, from the coding sequence TTGACCAGTGAAGGTAAGGCGGCCGAAGTCGAGCAACTGATCTCGGCGCCGCTCGAGGCGCTCGGCTACGCGATCGTCCGCGTGCTGCTGTCCGGCGACCGGCGGGCCAAGCTGCAGGTAATGGTTGAGCGGCTCGACGGCGCGGCCGTCACGGTCGACGACTGCGCCGCCGCCAGCCGCGAGATCTCGGCCCACCTCGATGTGGCCGACCCGATCCGCAGCGCCTATGTGCTGGAGGTGAGCTCGCCGGGGATCGACCGACCGCTGACGCGGCTGGACGACTTCGCCCGCTTCGCCGGCTTCGAGGCGCGGCTCGAGACGCGCATGCCGATCGAGGGGCGCCGGCGCTTTCGCGGCACGCTGCTCGGTCTGGACCGGGACTCGATCCGCCTGGCGACGGAGACCGGCGAGGTCAGCTTGCCCTTCGGTGACCTGGCCAAGGCCAAGCTGCTCTTGACCGACGACCTGATCGCGGCCCATGGGGCGGCGCCGACGGAACGACAGTGA